TAGGGAACGGTATCAAAGTTGTGTTTTTTGATAGAAAATAAGTACTCTAATCTCTCAGAATTAGCAGTAACGTCGATGATGTGCATTTACGGAGAAGTAGTCATAATTCTGGAAAAGTATATCACAAATCAAGATTACCGTATCAAGAGATACAGAGAGCGCGATATCTCTCagtaatatttcacaatcaCCCTCGTCTATCATTAAGTTTAACAACTGTACAATACAAGGAtcaaatattcataataatgCGCAATAAAACCTCGCATTGCCTAATTTCGACCTACGTTCGAATTTACGTGTGCATGTAGAGATTCACACAATCTCTCGTGTAAATCTATCTAGATCGGTAAACTCAAATCTACCATCAGGCATTACCAGTTCTTATCGCATGTCTGATTGTAGGATATAACGTTAATGCACTCGACATTCTCATGTCGATGCAATGTacattcgtataaaaaaaaagaaaagaaaaagtatcaAAGCACCATTACGATTCTGTCTATAATCGTGAGATTAATTCATATCTGGAAGCCAGTAGAAAACGAAATACTTACATCGATCAAAAAACACAAGTTCTTCTTCTCACAAGTTCTGTACATTGTTCAGCAGTTTGAGAGACTTTCCCACTATGATCGTTTGGCGAGAAAGTATTGTAGTATTCTCGAAAATGGACTAAGCGAAATGTACAATAGCTACTTAAacattaacaatataattattcatttatatgatttgacgtaaaaaaaaaaatgaaaggagGAAAAATTTTCAGTTTCTCTCTTCCACATAAAATACTTACCGCCACAAATCTCTACATTCTGGACCGTGTGCAGCACAATTTCCAAAATTTACCGATTTGCGGCGCTAAACATtttcaacgaaaaaaattaaaaatttttcctcATCTCGCAGTTTATGTCGTTGCTTTAATCCATTTTGAGAGAAATATTTCCTTGCCAAATGATCAGAATGGAAAAGACCCTAAAGGGAGTTGCACGTTGAAGAATCTTCGCACTTACGATATGAAAATACGGACACAAGATACGATACTAAGGTTTTCTTAGGCGCTACCTCCCTTGACCACTACGATCACCAAGTGGTCCTCCTTAAGACTCTCTTCGCTTAAACTAGGACACGTGCGTTTCAAAAGTTCCGTCGAGAATGCACAGGGTGGGAAGGCGTAGAGCACGCCAGTGCCTTCCGTGTCCTTGTTCACCAACGATATGACACCGGCAGCCTCTTTCTGCTTCAGATAGGAGACGAGGTTTCGCAGCGGCCGCGTCTGCACATTAGCGTCGTCACTGGTGATCGCGGTACTCGAGCCAGCCAAGCCGAGGAAGATGGCGTGCGAGCTCGACGTTTGGATCCGTTTAGATACGTCGTCCAGCTTGGGCTGGTCGAGACGCAGCCGCTGCGTAATGCGCAACATATGCTTACCCTCCTCGTCCTTCATCAGAGAATCGATTATCTCCGTCTCGCCATCGGTCAGGTGGAATTTGGCTGGGAACAGCGAGTTCTTTAGGATCAAGGCGCCTTGCCAAACCGCGATCGATTTGCGCGCGACGTCTGGAAGCGTGCGGGACGTCGACAGCATTCCGGTGCGGGCGTTCTCTGAATCGGAGTCCGAGTCTGCCATCTGCCGTCGGCGCGGCGAGCGTGATCTCGATCTGTCGACTCCAGGTTCGCGCGAGAGCGATCTTCTCAGACCACGTGGAGTCTCGTACTCCAATTCGGGCGGTGGTCTTCTACTGGGCCAGTCGGCTTCGTCGCGGACGTAGCCGTCGGGATAGGAGCCTCTGTAACCACCTCGGGCGCTTCCTCTCCTGTCGTGCCACGGCGCGTTACCTCTGCCACCGCGGAAGCTTCTCGTCCCGTATCCAAACTCGCCGTCAGGCCCATAGGGATCATACGGCGATTCGTAGTCGACCGGGCGTGGTCTGCTGAAGTCGCTGCTATCCTCGGGATACGATCTAGGTTTAAAGCCAAAGTTGGGGCTCACGTCGGCAAAATCCACTCGCAGCCGGCGATCCGGCCCGCCCAGAGGGAAGCCGCGCATCTCCTTGACCGCTGCTTGCGCGGCGTCTATCGAATCGTAGAGTATATAAGCGTTACTGTCGCCCTTGATGTAATCGATCTTCTTTATCGCGCCAAACCGATCGAACTCCCGTTCGAGCTGGGGTACGGAGGTCCACGGGCCAAGGCCGCCCACCCATATCCGGGTGGTCGGGGTTGCTTTCCCGTAGCCGATCTTACACTGAAACTTGCCGATATATTGGCCCGACAGCTCCACCTTGCATCGATGAGCCATGTCTAAGGTTTGGAAACGCACGAAAGCGTACGCGTTGCCGGTGCCGGGCGGTGGGCGCTTTATGTCGATGTCGTCGACGATGCCGTACTTGCTGAAAATACGGCGCAGCTCCTCCTCCGTGATATTGATCTCGAGATTACCGGCGAATAGAGTTCTGGTCGCTAGAGGGTCGTCCTCCGGCGACACGTGGTGCAGATAATTGGGAAACTTGTCTTTCTTGTTTTCCACTCGCTCGAATCCGTGGACCGGATGGCGCATCATCATGTGTCGCGGCGGCCCGTAGTGATGGGGCGGGCCTGGGTGAACGTGGGGCGGCCCGTGGGGATGTATGGGCGGTCGGACGAACTCGTGATGCGGCGGCGGGACGGTCTCGCGGCGCATCTCGCGATGAGGAGGCAGGCCGACTGGCGGCCCGTACACTCGCTCGTATCTCTCGAGCGGTCTGTGTCGGTCCGTAGGTCCCGGCGACCGTGGGTAGTACCTCTCGTACTCCGGCGGCGTGATCGACCGCGGACGACGGTAAGTCTCGGGTCGGTCGTACACCGGCTCAACCAGGGCCATTTTGTCGTACATGATGATGCGCGGTTTCGCGTGTTTAGCGTCCCGGGCGTCCTCGGAGCTTCGGAAGCACACGTAAGCGACCCGCTCGTCCGGCTCGTGCGAGATCTGAATGGAGAACTCGCCGAACTTTTTGTACTCCCTGTAGAGAGTGTCCTTAATCACCTCGTCGCTGGCCTTTGGATGGATGGAGCTGACGCAGAGCACCTTGTAGCTGTAGGGTCTCTCTCGCGGCACGTCGCGCGACGCCCGTAGATACTCGTCGCGATGGGAGCTGGACTCGACGTAGCGAGCGTGAGACGATGCCCTCGTCGGCGGACTCGGACTCCTGGCACCTCGGCTTCGCCGCCGAATCCTTTCCGGACTGATACGCTCGTCGCTCGAGTCATCGTACCTAGAAATCATACGAtcatattaacttttaatagcACAGGCATACGTATACAGACACGCAACAATGAACCACGTGCCACGTGCCACGTGCCACATCCCAAGTTACATCTGCGACAACTGCAGCGAGATTAAGGCACTGTAAAATACTCGCGCGGCGAAAGTTACAACTTGAACGAACGCCGAGAAATCACAAGAATTCCCATCGTCAAGTTTCCCGGAGACGCGTTAAATGTCGCTATAGATGCATGAACATTTCGCCAGCTGTAGCGACAGAAGGGTAGTTCTAGGTTCCAGCCCACTCGACGGACTACGCCCGCACATGTAACGCAACCACATCCTGCACCCATATACGCGCACAAAAGGATCGCGACGAAAAGGAAAagcagaagaaaaagaaaaaaaaaaaaagaagagaatccGTCGCGCGTCATCGACGCTACGTATCACATGTCAACCATCATCGTAATGCAGATCAACGATCTCGACGAGCGGAAGCTAGCAAGGGGGGCAGGAGGGCGGGGAGagtaaaagaggaaaaaagaagacaAGGCGCAGGAGGTCGCGTGTTGAACGCAACTTGTTTGACATCAACGACGACGGACGAGGACTGAGGAGAGTGAGGAGATGCGCGTGAAGTTGCCATCGGGGGAGATGAGCGAGAGTCGAAACGAGAGCTCCCCTGGCCTTCGCGGACCCGCTCGGTCAGCTCGGTGTCGCATTGTCGCATTTCGCAAGCGTCTTACCGTCCCATGGAAGATCGGCTCCGCTTGACACGAGGAGGCGGGGTATCGCGACTCGAGCTCCTCTTCATGTTGTTGCGGATCTTGACCGTGATTTTGTGTCGATCGTCCCGCGGAATCCCAATCATCAACGCTGCTTGCTGCTTGCACCGCAGCTCGACGAGGaacaagagaaaagaaagacaCGCGGAACAGGGGGTGAAAGGGGAAAGAGGAtggaggaggtggaggaggaggaggagaagaataAGAGAGGAGCAAGGA
The Temnothorax longispinosus isolate EJ_2023e chromosome 7, Tlon_JGU_v1, whole genome shotgun sequence DNA segment above includes these coding regions:
- the Nito gene encoding RNA-binding protein spenito encodes the protein MIGIPRDDRHKITVKIRNNMKRSSSRDTPPPRVKRSRSSMGRYDDSSDERISPERIRRRSRGARSPSPPTRASSHARYVESSSHRDEYLRASRDVPRERPYSYKVLCVSSIHPKASDEVIKDTLYREYKKFGEFSIQISHEPDERVAYVCFRSSEDARDAKHAKPRIIMYDKMALVEPVYDRPETYRRPRSITPPEYERYYPRSPGPTDRHRPLERYERVYGPPVGLPPHREMRRETVPPPHHEFVRPPIHPHGPPHVHPGPPHHYGPPRHMMMRHPVHGFERVENKKDKFPNYLHHVSPEDDPLATRTLFAGNLEINITEEELRRIFSKYGIVDDIDIKRPPPGTGNAYAFVRFQTLDMAHRCKVELSGQYIGKFQCKIGYGKATPTTRIWVGGLGPWTSVPQLEREFDRFGAIKKIDYIKGDSNAYILYDSIDAAQAAVKEMRGFPLGGPDRRLRVDFADVSPNFGFKPRSYPEDSSDFSRPRPVDYESPYDPYGPDGEFGYGTRSFRGGRGNAPWHDRRGSARGGYRGSYPDGYVRDEADWPSRRPPPELEYETPRGLRRSLSREPGVDRSRSRSPRRRQMADSDSDSENARTGMLSTSRTLPDVARKSIAVWQGALILKNSLFPAKFHLTDGETEIIDSLMKDEEGKHMLRITQRLRLDQPKLDDVSKRIQTSSSHAIFLGLAGSSTAITSDDANVQTRPLRNLVSYLKQKEAAGVISLVNKDTEGTGVLYAFPPCAFSTELLKRTCPSLSEESLKEDHLVIVVVKGGSA